A segment of the Ischnura elegans chromosome 13 unlocalized genomic scaffold, ioIscEleg1.1 SUPER_13_unloc_1, whole genome shotgun sequence genome:
GGCGCCcaattgagttgggtcccaaatccgaGGGACGAGTGTACCCGGGCAACTCAcgcccaaaaaagagctccatatagagatttttaaaatgttcttatgctactcgtagcgaggttaagttttgctttcgtagtctccggcaggaaagggttaaatttaATCTATATAGCAACTAATTTCATCATCCTTTGAAGTAGCTACCTctacatcaataaaataacttttgtaTCATTCTAAAAGGACTTGTAGGAATCATGTCACCAAGATATAGTTTTCATATACAACTGTGATAATGTTAATGTAAAATTCTTTTTCAGGGCTACCAGCTCCTGTCATATCGCACGTGGGAATATCTTCAGCTCCATATCTGCTGGCAGAAAGAAATGTAAGGATTGATCTAGGCTGTGACCATCTTCCTCCCTCAGCCTCAGTGACACCCCTTGAATCCAAGTCTGGAGCTTCTTGTGCAGAGGAAGGAACGAATGTGATTGAAAATGACTTTGAAGAATGTGGCACTTCTCATCCTGATAAGTTAACAGCGTGCTTATTTCCTGATGATAGACAATGTTATACGAAATACATTCATACATCTAAAATCAGTGGAGATGGAGCCAGAATGAATTTTGTTGAGGATAGAGGTGGTTTTGATGCACTAAATACCACTGATACCCTTAGCTGCATCGAAAGCAGAGAAAAAATAGGGAGTGGCACTGAGGCGGTCATGGGAGAAAAGGAAGAGGTAAGTAATTGCTTTAACATAAATCCAGAGAATTATCGCAGAGCAAAGAGTAGATCATATCATACCTTCAACATCAGAGGTGGATTCAACAGCAAAAGTGAGCTGAGCAAACATCTCGAAACTCATCATGTTGCCAGAAATTCAGATGTTGATGCTGAATTGTCAGCGGGAGACGATGAGTCTATGGAAACCATTGTGTCAAATGAAGAAAGTGATATTTCTTGTCAGCCTACAACCTCCAGAACGATAAAAGAGCTGAAGATTAAGAGACAAGGGAAGAGACGAAAAGGAAATGggcgcattgaaaaaaattctggtgGAATGGGGGAGAgggaaaatgtgagaaaaaataggaaaactggCACTGCACATATGGAACTGTGCGCACAAAAGTTTTCTTCAAAGTCATACTCTCCTATTGAGAACCGCCGTGATCAGGAGTGTGGGAGTTCAAGAGAGACAGTTTACTCATGCAAAGTGTGTGCTAAGACTTTCACTGAAAGTAGAACCCTCAGTGAGCACATGTTAACGCATTCAGGAGAGAATTCTTATTCATGCGGAATATGTAAAAAGTACTTCTCTGGATGTGATTCATTAAGTGAACACATGCACATTCACTCACGGGACAAGCCTTATGCATGTGATGTTTGCAACAAGTGCTTTTCCAAAAAGAGCCGCATTGTTGACCACGTAAGAACGCACACAGGAGAAAAACCGTATGCCTGTGACGTTTGCAACAAGTCTTTTACTCAAAAGGGCAACCTCGTTATGCACAGTCGCTCACATTCGGGAGAGAAACCTTACGAATGCAATATTTGCTCCAAGTGTTTCATTCAGAGTTCTGACGTCACCAGACACATGCTTACGCACAccaaggagaaaccttattcctgcagtgTCTGCAGCAAGTCTTTTATTCACAGTTCTGACGTCACCAGACATATGCTTACGCACGCCAAGGAGAAACCCTATTCATGCAATGTCTGCAGCAAGTGTTTCACCCAGAGGCACAACCTGGAAGAACACGCACGCactcacacgggagagaaaccttatgcGTGCAGCGTGTGCGGCAAGTGTTTCCGAAAGGGTGGTCATCTCACCGATCACATTCGAACACACACCGGAGAGA
Coding sequences within it:
- the LOC124172443 gene encoding zinc finger protein 813-like isoform X1 codes for the protein MSYFFENMSATIENSSESSGRIHEGTLCRLCMKKNNYYYNIFTSTIARQITVADALYDLVDLNVAVGDGLPATLCPLCWGKLMEFSEFRDICHKSDAKLRKFLPRNCFRQSIEQVKEADKNLGSSAEAKDCIRDAIAGSSQMACSVQPTEIFIPVPDFHLPTANMSFQVKEENKDPLREEDNEVMHGTLSDGIACDTIDPLGTNDLFHVKEENMDPLREENNEVLHGTAPDGIASVAVDPLANDDLFYVKEENNEPLREENNEVLHGTALDGIACAGVDPLANDDLLISDEDGEPIESFTMVQESSGEAFGLPAPVISHVGISSAPYLLAERNVRIDLGCDHLPPSASVTPLESKSGASCAEEGTNVIENDFEECGTSHPDKLTACLFPDDRQCYTKYIHTSKISGDGARMNFVEDRGGFDALNTTDTLSCIESREKIGSGTEAVMGEKEEVSNCFNINPENYRRAKSRSYHTFNIRGGFNSKSELSKHLETHHVARNSDVDAELSAGDDESMETIVSNEESDISCQPTTSRTIKELKIKRQGKRRKGNGRIEKNSGGMGERENVRKNRKTGTAHMELCAQKFSSKSYSPIENRRDQECGSSRETVYSCKVCAKTFTESRTLSEHMLTHSGENSYSCGICKKYFSGCDSLSEHMHIHSRDKPYACDVCNKCFSKKSRIVDHVRTHTGEKPYACDVCNKSFTQKGNLVMHSRSHSGEKPYECNICSKCFIQSSDVTRHMLTHTKEKPYSCSVCSKSFIHSSDVTRHMLTHAKEKPYSCNVCSKCFTQRHNLEEHARTHTGEKPYACSVCGKCFRKGGHLTDHIRTHTGERPFSCSRCCKSFTHRTTLKNHILTHTREKPYACRECGKSFSRKETLVTHLNVHK
- the LOC124172443 gene encoding zinc finger protein 813-like isoform X3, with the translated sequence MSYFFENMSATIENSSESSGRIHEGTLCRLCMKKNNYYYNIFTSTIARQITVADALYDLVDLNVAVGDGLPATLCPLCWGKLMEFSEFRDICHKSDAKLRKFLPRNCFRQSIEQVKEADKNLGSSAEAKDCIRDAIAGSSQMACSVQPTEIFIPVPDFHLPTANMSFQVKEENKDPLREEDNEVMHGTLSDGIACDTIDPLGTNDLFHVKEENMDPLREENNEVLHGTAPDGIASVAVDPLANDDLLISDEDGEPIESFTMVQESSGEAFGLPAPVISHVGISSAPYLLAERNVRIDLGCDHLPPSASVTPLESKSGASCAEEGTNVIENDFEECGTSHPDKLTACLFPDDRQCYTKYIHTSKISGDGARMNFVEDRGGFDALNTTDTLSCIESREKIGSGTEAVMGEKEEVSNCFNINPENYRRAKSRSYHTFNIRGGFNSKSELSKHLETHHVARNSDVDAELSAGDDESMETIVSNEESDISCQPTTSRTIKELKIKRQGKRRKGNGRIEKNSGGMGERENVRKNRKTGTAHMELCAQKFSSKSYSPIENRRDQECGSSRETVYSCKVCAKTFTESRTLSEHMLTHSGENSYSCGICKKYFSGCDSLSEHMHIHSRDKPYACDVCNKCFSKKSRIVDHVRTHTGEKPYACDVCNKSFTQKGNLVMHSRSHSGEKPYECNICSKCFIQSSDVTRHMLTHTKEKPYSCSVCSKSFIHSSDVTRHMLTHAKEKPYSCNVCSKCFTQRHNLEEHARTHTGEKPYACSVCGKCFRKGGHLTDHIRTHTGERPFSCSRCCKSFTHRTTLKNHILTHTREKPYACRECGKSFSRKETLVTHLNVHK
- the LOC124172443 gene encoding zinc finger protein 813-like isoform X2, whose amino-acid sequence is MSYFFENMSATIENSSESSGRIHEGTLCRLCMKKNNYYYNIFTSTIARQITVADALYDLVDLNVAVGDGLPATLCPLCWGKLMEFSEFRDICHKSDAKLRKFLPRNCFRSIEQVKEADKNLGSSAEAKDCIRDAIAGSSQMACSVQPTEIFIPVPDFHLPTANMSFQVKEENKDPLREEDNEVMHGTLSDGIACDTIDPLGTNDLFHVKEENMDPLREENNEVLHGTAPDGIASVAVDPLANDDLFYVKEENNEPLREENNEVLHGTALDGIACAGVDPLANDDLLISDEDGEPIESFTMVQESSGEAFGLPAPVISHVGISSAPYLLAERNVRIDLGCDHLPPSASVTPLESKSGASCAEEGTNVIENDFEECGTSHPDKLTACLFPDDRQCYTKYIHTSKISGDGARMNFVEDRGGFDALNTTDTLSCIESREKIGSGTEAVMGEKEEVSNCFNINPENYRRAKSRSYHTFNIRGGFNSKSELSKHLETHHVARNSDVDAELSAGDDESMETIVSNEESDISCQPTTSRTIKELKIKRQGKRRKGNGRIEKNSGGMGERENVRKNRKTGTAHMELCAQKFSSKSYSPIENRRDQECGSSRETVYSCKVCAKTFTESRTLSEHMLTHSGENSYSCGICKKYFSGCDSLSEHMHIHSRDKPYACDVCNKCFSKKSRIVDHVRTHTGEKPYACDVCNKSFTQKGNLVMHSRSHSGEKPYECNICSKCFIQSSDVTRHMLTHTKEKPYSCSVCSKSFIHSSDVTRHMLTHAKEKPYSCNVCSKCFTQRHNLEEHARTHTGEKPYACSVCGKCFRKGGHLTDHIRTHTGERPFSCSRCCKSFTHRTTLKNHILTHTREKPYACRECGKSFSRKETLVTHLNVHK